A genome region from Bemisia tabaci chromosome 3, PGI_BMITA_v3 includes the following:
- the LOC140224344 gene encoding uncharacterized protein (The sequence of the model RefSeq protein was modified relative to this genomic sequence to represent the inferred CDS: added 58 bases not found in genome assembly) yields MMEVAKELQKYAIDAIAVQEIRWQGEGRIDKKEFSMIYSGTSENTGQFGTGFLLSKAARNTLLEYENINHRICRIRIKGKFRNITIVSVHAPTEEKEETEKESFYEALEKVCTKVSQHDMLIVLGDFNAKVGKNEDQKQVAGIHTLHEKNNDNGNMMVQFAARNKLYVKSTAFDHKRIHLGTWKIPGSEEVNQIDHVLVSSRHMSSVIDVKSCRGPNCDSDHFLVKVKVRERIANVMKGPKHEVKRWATENLSKNKELQKKYVDVLNSKLTQETDGMEGRDQTPEEIWTVTEKVILEAAKETIGEKRKTRNEEWFDEECMNIIDQKNDARKKMLQRNTRGNEERYHKARKEANKLLRKKKKEAMIQQMEEIEQLSKQNESRKFYAAVNRMRKGFQPKTSGCRSKDGQLLGEEKDIMERWAEHFEELLNEKERMILNDKETMEKEDHTNEDDLSQTPTIEEVAERIRRMKNNKAPGEDGITAELLKNGGQMLIKEMHELIKAIWKSEKMPSKWNIGTICPIFKKGDKLECKNYRGITLLSTAYKIMSSILNERLKKVVEKEIGEYQCGFRTGRGTADQLFVIRQTMEKCHEYGIDLHMLFVDFKEAFDSVNRKALIKALDEMNVPRKLIKLITMTMSSTKAKVKIGNKVSNVFDFNKGVKQGDGLSSTLFIIALHMAVKHVDQRGTIFTKSSQTCAYADDIALIARTKEKLIEIYKELEKRARDLGLVVNVIKTKYMILSSSESRRKPQNLIIDGKEFEGVKKFKYLGNLIDNEARTTTSIKDRIQTGNAAYYANLKLIKSRLISRKTKLQIYKTLIRPIVTYGGETWTMTENDKSMLRRFERKIIRRIFGAIKENGEWRIRNNGEIDKILEQEDIVRFIKSQRIQWLGHVSRMKEERMPKRIMKAKVLSKRRRGTPGLRWQDEVEKDL; encoded by the coding sequence atgatggaagtggCCAAAGAACTGCAGAAATATGCCATTGACGCCATAGCCGTCCAAGAGATCAGATGGCAAGGAGAAGGAAGAATAGACAAGAAAGAATTCAGCATGATATACAGTGGAACAAGTGAAAATACAGGGCAATTTGGCACAGGATTCCTACTATCCAAAGCAGCAAGAAATACTCTCCTAGAATATGAAAATATCAACCACAGAATCTGCCGAATaagaataaaaggaaaatttaggaATATCACCATTGTGTCAGTGCATGCACCAacagaggagaaagaagaaacggAAAAGGAAAGTTTCTACGAGGCACTCGAAAAAGTGTGTACAAAAGTAAGCCAGCATGACATGCTGATAGTCTTGGGAGACTTCAAtgcaaaagttggaaaaaacgaagaccaAAAACAAGTAGCTGGTATTCACACGCTACATGAGAAAAACAATGATAATGGTAACATGATGGTACAATTCGCAGCAAGAAATAAACTGTATGTCAAAAGCACAGCATTCGATCACAAAAGAATCCATCTTGGAACCTGGAAGATCCCAGGAAGTGAAGAAGTGAATCAAATCGATCACGTACTAGTATCCTCAAGACATATGTCATCAGTAATTGATGTAAAGAGCTGCAGAGGGCCTAACTGCGACTCAGACCATTTCCTTGTAAAAGTTAAAGTTAGAGAAAGAATCGCAAATGTAATGAAAGGGCCCAAACATGAAGTGAAGCGCTGGGCCACAGAAAACTTAAGCAAGAATAAAGAATTACAAAAGAAGTACGTGGATGTCTTGAACAGTAAGCTAACGCAAGAAACAGATGGAATGGAAGGAAGGGATCAAACGCCTGAAGAGATTTGGACAGTAACTGAGAAAGTAATTTTAGAAGCAGCAAAAGAAACAATTggagaaaaacgaaaaaccaGAAATGAAGAATGGTTCGATGAAGAATGCATGAACATCATAGATCAAAAAAACGACGCAAGAAAAAAGATGCTGCAAAGAAACACAAGAGGAAATGAAGAAAGATATCACAAAGCAAGAAAAGAAGCTAATAAGCttcttagaaaaaagaaaaaagaagcaatGATACAACAAATGGAAGAAATAGAACAATTAAGCAAGCAAAATGAAAGTAGAAAATTCTATGCTGCCGTTAATAGAATGAGAAAAGGATTTCAACCGAAAACAAGCGGGTGCAGAAGTAAAGATGGTCAGTTACTAGGAGAAGAAAAGGACATAATGGAGAGATGGGCAGAACATTTCGAAGAGCTGctaaatgaaaaggaaaggaTGATACTAAACGACAAAGAAACAATGGAAAAAGAAGACCACACAAATGAGGATGATTTATCACAAACACCAACTATAGAAGAAGTTGCGGAAAGAATcagaagaatgaaaaataacaaagcTCCAGGCGAAGATGGAATTACAGCAGAGCTCCTTAAAAATGGAGGACAAATGTTAATCAAAGAAATGCATGAATTAATAAAAGCAATatggaaatctgaaaaaatgccATCAAAATGGAATATCGGAACAATTTGTCCAATATTcaaaaaaggagacaaattagAATGCAAGAATTATAGAGGCATTACACTCTTAAGCACGGCATATAAAATAATGtcatcaattttaaatgaaagactGAAGAAGGTAGTCGAAAAGGAGATAGGTGAATACCAATGCGGCTTCCGAACAGGAAGAGGCACAGCCGATCAATTATTTGTGATCAGACAAACCATGGAAAAATGTCATGAGTACGGAATCGATTTACACATGCTCTTCGTAGACTTCAAGGAAGCATTCGACAGTGTCAATAGAAAGGCACTCATAAAGGCCCTGGATGAAATGAATGTACCAAGAAAGCTCATCAAACTTATAACAATGACCATGAGTAGCACCAAAGCCAAGGTTAAAATAGGAAATAAAGTGAGCAATGTTTTCGACTTTAACAAGGGCGTGAAGCAAGGGGATGGATTGTCAAGTACGCTATTTATAATAGCGCTGCACATGGCGGTCAAACATGTCGACCAAAGAGGGACAATATTCACGAAATCTAGTCAAACATGTGCCTATGCAGATGACATTGCCCTAATTGCGAGaactaaagaaaaattaatagagATCTAcaaagaattggaaaaaagagCAAGAGATTTAGGACTAGTGGTAAATGTAATTAAAACCAAGTACATGATATTATCATCCTCAGAGTCAAGaagaaaaccgcaaaacttAATAATTGATGGCAAAGAATTTGAAGGAGTCAAAAAGTTCAAGTATCTGGGAAACCTAATCGATAATGAAGCCAGAACAACTACGTCAATTAAAGATAGAATACAAACAGGTAATGCAGCATATTATGCCAACTTGAAGCTAATCAAAAGCAGACTGATATCTCGGAAGACCAAGTTACAAATATATAAGACCCTTATTAGACCAATTGTTACATATGGCGGAGAAACATGGACTATGACAGAGAATGACAAGAGCATGCTGCgaagatttgagagaaaaatcataAGAAGGATCTTTGGAGCCATCAAAGAAAATGGAGAATGGAGAATTCGAAACAACGGCGAAATCGACAAGATACTGGAACAAGAAGATATAGTTCGATTCATCAAATCGCAAAGAATTCAATGGCTAGGGCACGTTAGCAGAATGAAGGAGGAAAGAATGCCAAAGAGAATCATGAAAGCCAAAGTTCTAtcgaa
- the CIA30 gene encoding complex I intermediate-associated protein 30, mitochondrial, which translates to MQCYKCYHLLSPTSMKNVLRLPLAQSLSCIKYSPAGPIVPSVIVLNSRSYIYEPDKKGKGYPYQKDVWPEFFKLENYRGIWPFIVKESKNAWEEFKDHWRNDPIMDYRHNEVDIWWRFRTEKDLEKWVVTTDSDLAVGRSEASLTISPQGYALFSGKISTDFPQDGIIKRSGFANLGSLPAMKSFGRETAYDWTLYTHLVMRVRGDGRSYMINMHLKNTADAWWFDIYHFILFTRGGPYWQTSKIPLSKFFLGSKGRIQDSQFPPPLERIMKLSFTIGEGTQSGPFSLEIQYIGLTHDDTHREETAYEMYQVPVFLVAH; encoded by the coding sequence ATGCAGTGTTACAAGTGTTACCATTTATTGTCTCCCacaagtatgaaaaatgttctgCGACTCCCTCTCGCTCAGTCACTATCATGTATCAAGTATTCTCCTGCTGGCCCCATTGTACCCAGCGTAATAGTGTTAAATAGTAGAAGTTATATCTATGAACCAGACAAAAAAGGTAAAGGTTATCCTTACCAAAAAGATGTCTGGcccgaattttttaaattagaaaattatcGGGGTATCTGGCCATTCATTGTTAAAGAGTCAAAGAATGCCTGGGAAGAATTCAAAGACCATTGGCGAAACGATCCTATCATGGATTACAGACATAACGAGGTAGATATTTGGTGGAGGTTTCGAACTGAAAAAGACCTTGAAAAATGGGTAGTGACTACAGATAGCGATCTGGCTGTTGGTAGAAGTGAGGCTAGTTTAACCATTAGCCCACAAGGGTATGCTCTgttttctggtaaaatatcaactGACTTTCCTCAAGATGGGATAATCAAGCGATCCGGCTTTGCAAATTTAGGCTCACTCCCGGCAATGAAATCATTTGGCCGTGAAACAGCTTATGATTGGACACTTTACACACATCTAGTAATGCGTGTAAGAGGCGATGGCCGGTCTTACATGATAAATATGCACTTAAAGAATACTGCGGATGCTTGGTGGTTTGATATTTATCACTTTATTCTATTCACTCGTGGTGGGCCTTATTGGCAAACTTCCAAAATacctctttcaaaattttttcttggaagCAAGGGTCGCATTCAGGACTCCCAGTTTCCACCCCCTCTCGAGAGAATCATGAAACTTAGTTTCACTATCGGCGAAGGAACTCAGAGTGGACCATTCAGTTTAGAAATACAATACATAGGATTAACTCACGATGACACTCATCGCGAAGAAACAGCCTACGAGATGTACCAGGTGCCAGTATTTCTAGTTGCGCATTAA
- the LOC109039898 gene encoding STAGA complex 65 subunit gamma — protein MEASTSLWGTIPPIDTGDPQKALTELEMEVVMNALETEPHEPDIEDEKKNVPDHDNLQLVPVECSQMNPVILNTIKLIQYAKKVSELTDRIYAENKDLTIEIQNLNPIPPLLETKLTHLERPPDYESDFVLGIGSPPFHLNSRTRTRILHKCVATLAAHRGYDYSSSTAIEVLTSVAGDLITKICRRLRLNADKNLSPDNLFRLERVFHEMNIGPLRSLNHYYQTQVLDYQKSSRFQCEKLVEELNIANEAALTNLLKQEHISNGQSYEMEFKQDDDDIPLLHFPAEDGTENDGFQSSLEHGFQMLHNLEQEQLHLGNVDPEKDSNLIIHHQSLTKYIKRQ, from the exons atgGAAGCTAGTACCTCACTGTGGGGGACTATTCCTCCGATTGACACAGGAGATCCCCAGAAAGCATTGACTGAACTAGAGATGGAAGTTGTCATGAATGCCTTAGAAACAGAGCCTCATGAACCAGATATTGAAGATGAGAAGAAGAATGTACCAGATCATGACAACCTTCAGTT AGTTCCTGTTGAATGTAGTCAAATGAATCCAGTGATTTtaaatactattaaattgattcaatatgcAAAAAAAGTGTCTGAATTAACGGATAGAATATATGCAGAG AATAAGGACCTAACtatagaaattcaaaatttaaacccAATTCCACCCCTATTAGAGACAAAACTCACACATTTAGAGCGGCCTCCAGACTACGAAAG TGACTTTGTCCTTGGGATTGGCAGTCCTCCATTCCATCTGAACAGTCGGACTCGAACTAGGATTTTGCACAAATGTGTTGCAACCTTAGCAGCTCACAGGGGATATGACT ACTCATCATCCACAGCTATAGAAGTTTTAACATCAGTAGCGGGCGATCTAATAACGAAAATTTGCCGAAGGTTAAGGTTAAATGCCGATAAAAACCTCTCTCCAGATAATCTG TTTCGTCTAGAGCGGGTGTTCCATGAAATGAATATAGGCCCGCTTCGTTCCCTCAATCATTACTATCAAACTCAGGTTTTGGACTACCAAAAGAGCTCGAGATTCCAGTGTGAAAAGTTGGTGGAAGAGTTAAATATTGCCAATGAAGCTGCACTCACAAATCTTCTAAAGCAAGAACACATAAG TAATGGACAGAGCTATGAAATGGAGTTCAAGCAAGATGATGATGACATTCCTCTGCTTCATTTCCCGGCCGAAGACGGCACTGAAAACGATGGGTTTCAGTCCTCTCTCGAGCACGGCTTCCAAATGTTGCACAACCTCGAACAAGAGCA aTTGCACCTGGGGAATGTTGATCCCGAAAAAGACTCGAACCTCATCATTCATCATCAATCACTAACGAAGTACATCAAAAGGCAATGA